The Anas acuta chromosome 2, bAnaAcu1.1, whole genome shotgun sequence genomic interval CACAGATAGGCAGCTGGATCAAACAGGGCAATATCCCCTGGAGGCagcttctctctgctctttccagcttctgctgctctgggtCCACCAAAGTAAGTGGAGAGGAGAAATCCCTGTTCTGTGGGCCCTGTTGGCATGGAGTACAGTGGTGAAGGAAGGGATGCTGAGTAGCCACTTCCCCAGGGTCATTTGCAGATGGTACATTTCTGTCTGCAGGTGTAGAAAAATACCTTGTCTggagggatgctgctctgttATACCAGtctttctatatattttttttctccctgctctcccatTGTACTTATGTCCTTATGGGTTAAGTATGCAAGTCCTGTCTGCAGCAGTAGTTAGCATGTACTGTCCCAGGAACCAGCAGATAGACAATAAATCTTTTTGTATCCTGGTTTGCATTATGTCTTGATAGGAAAGTAAATCTTGTCTTCTCAGCAGCAAGCTATTCTTTCATTGCAAGAATGCTACTGGTGAATGATGTTTCCAAACTGATAAATGTGGGATTTCCTATGCCTCAAGTTATTTTGTCTGTCTTGggtgtttgtttcatttttgtgaaGTAACCTATCTGGGGGAAGGCACAGAAATAATTGGCCAAGCCTTTTTCTTTATAACCATACATCTATAGCAAAtccaaatgtgaaaataaaatcatgcttCACCCTGGTGCCGGGATGTTGAGTACAGATAGCTGTGCTTCCACAGGCACACTCTTATCCTATATCTCTTCAAagctgttcatttaaaaaacagctaatgcatgaaagatgaaaaatgtctGAGAAGAAAATAGACTCCTGCACCCAATTTAGCTGCCTCCACAGCCCTCCTGTTAGATGACTGGAAATGCTCATTCAAACCACTTAATTGCAAACATTACACTTCAGTGTAACAACTGGCTCTCCTATAGCTTCCACAGCTTTAAAATCCACCTACATTTTAGgctttgtctgttttatttggttttcaaTCCTTAATTGCAGTACTTGAAGAGGAAACAGTAAAACaacttttgtttctgtctctttGTATTCATTTGacattcttttccttctccgTCTCGAGGGCTTTCCCTGGCAGACTGCACACAAGCTGACTTTCAGCTCATGTCAGGGATGCATAGGGACAGACCTTTGGATAGACTTTTACGAGATTTATTGATGGCTTGAAGTCATTACCTGTGTCTCTGCCACATTTCCTAGAGGTTGCAACTTTGTCTCCTATTGCTTTCCTTCATGTATGCTAAATaatgtctgtttgttttttgtttttgtttttgttttttttttctgccctgcaTCCTAATTCCTGATGGTGACAGGGCTTCAACACTatcatattttccttcctggaaataagatgatgaagatgataTTACCTAGGAAAAACAATTAGGACAACTTAGGACAATTTTTTGAGTCATTTGTGACTTTAGCCACCTTGTCCTATTTCTGATCCTTAAATGGTCtccatttcttaaaaattacaaCAATAGTAGATATTATAATGCAGCCTTGCAATACCACATCTTTCAAGTGGATAACTGAGGCATAGAAAAGTTAACGATGCATAGAAGGACTGGGAGAGAAAACCAGGAGGAGATAAGTATTTCTTGCTTCCTAGTCCCCATCTTATTTTGTCACATATACAAAACAGAGCAACCTTATGTCACGGAAGGGGCAAGAGTAAATTACAGTAAATCGCAGCCTGGAAAGCAAAAAGCCATCAGTCCAGTTCAAGGGATTCTGCAGAGATTGATACCACAGTGCCATAAGCATGCTAACACAAAACCAGTCCTGAAATACTATGCTGAAAAGTTAAAGAAGGGAACCAGATCTCTGGTAGCCCATCTGCTTTTCTGTAGCTACTGGAAGCTTGTGCAGCATCCAcatctgctgtgctgtgtgatgTTTCAGAGAggctcagaagcagcagccccttGACTTTCTGCAGCTCCCGAGCCCCATTGGCtggaaggcaaagcagaggcGGAGAGTGCcctgaatatttttctcctccacaCACCATAAAGCAGGCAGCCGGTACACACTGTCTGACAGCAAGACTGGTGCTTGCAGTTTGAAATTAGTTTCGGCTCGGCAAGAGTCACTTGAGCATTTTACATTTACTTCTTTTAATtgaagggcaaaaaaaaaacaaacaaccctgcATCGTAACAGTGAACTAAACAAGAACTGAACGTAGGGGAAAATTTCATACAAACTTACAGACTGTTGGGACTCTGTGACACAGATCACCGAGGTGAATGTGATGATGATCAGAAACTGCGTCTGTGAGAGCATTAACCAGCATTTGTGAGTTTGAAACCTTATTTTGTGACAGCAGTCAAAGTGTTCTGAACTGCTGCCTGCCTTGGTGCtggcttatttttcttctcttcccaaaCTGAAAAGACAAAGGAGGATTTCAGAGGAATGCAAAAAGAACAGGAGTTTTAAaagcaggaagctgaaaggGGGTCTCCATAAGATGAATTTCACCCAGCACCGTGGGACACTCCAGCCTCTGCATTTCTGGAATCACAGCAATGGACTGCATGGGGGTGCCAGCGAGCCCAATGCAAAGGGCCACTCCTCGGGAGGCTGCTACGAGCAACTCTTCGTATCCCCTGAAGTGTTTGTGACTCTGGGTATCATCAGCTTGCTGGAGAACGTCTTGGTCATTGTGGCAATAGCCAAGAACAAGAACCTCCATTCGCCCATGTACTTCTTCATCTGTAGCTTGGCAGTGGCTGACATGCTAGTGAGTGTATCTAACGGATCAGAAACTATTGTCATCACGCTGCTAAACAACACAGACACAGACGCACAGAGCTTTACCATAAACATTGACAATGTCATTGACTCAGTGATTTGCAGTTCCCTGCTTGCATCAATTTGCAGTCTCCTCTCAATAGCAGTGGACAGGTATTTTACTATCTTTTACGCCCTCCAGTACCATAACATCATGACGGTGAAGCGTGTAGGGGTCATCATCACATGCATCTGGGCTGCTTGCACAATCTCAGGCATTTTGTTCATCATTTACTCAGACAGCAGTGTTGTCATCATCTGCCTTATTAGCATGTTCTTCACTATGCTCATTCTCATGGCATCCCTCTATGTCCACATGTTCATGATGGCTCGGATGCATATCAAAAAGATCGCAGTTCTTCCGGGGACTGGCCCTATTCGCCAAGGGGCCAACATGAAAGGGGCCATCACTCTCACTATCCTGATTGGAGTTTTTGTTGTGTGCTGGGCCCCATTTTTTCTGCACCTCATCTTCTACATCTCCTGCCCCTATAACCCTTACTGTGTGTGCTTCATGTCCCATTTTAACTTCTACCTCATCCTCATCATGTGTAATTCCATCATTGATCCACTTATCTATGCATTCCGGAGTCAGGAGCTCAGGAAAACATTCAAGGAAATTATATGCTGCTGTAGTCTGAGAGGGCTTTGTGATTTGCCTGGCAAATACTAGACTGAGGTGGATGTGTTACTGTGTACTCAACATGCAGCAGACTTCTGAGCCTTCAGATCCCCTTTTTCAGCAGAACGTGGGTTACATCTTTAAGAGCAAAcacctctttctctctccctttcctctcaTCTTTGTTTCCCATTCACGTGTAATTCATACTTCTGTGTAGTGTTTGTGATATCTACTCTTTGTAATTTATTTGGCTGGGAAGAGAAGTAGCGTTTCATACCAGTTTGTAAGTGAGCAGATAAATGTAATGATGAATGTGAAATACTAAGAAATATGAGCAGCTATATGTTCCAACtgctgacaaaataaaaatcttgccTGAGTTACAGTATATATTGGCTGATGATGTTCCTTATTCTGTTGAAGTAATTACAGCTATCCATTACATTATGTACAACTTAAAATAGAGCATATGCTTCTCTGTTAGTGGATTAAAAGTTCCCTGGAATTAGTAGGCAGATTTTTCATAAAGGTAACTGGAACCAAGGAGCTGTGTTCATTCATTGTATACACTTTCCCTCCTACTCCAAAAGCAGCAATCCAGATCTGTGTAACAGTCACTGCCTACAACAATAAGATTTTTCAAACACTTGCTAGCCAGTCAATtgaaagcttgttttgttttccaatatgATGATTGCTGTGTGTCTGACAGTACCtttttgcaaaactgaaattGTTCCCTGGAGCATCAGTTAGCCCTTGATGTGTTTACTAGACTGGCATCCAGGTACACTAGCACCCTCCATTCACTCATGAAGCAGGTGCAGTACTAACGTTGACAGTGCCAGCACCTGCTTAAAGCTTTGCTGAGAGATTCATCTGATGAAGATGAAGAGGGGACTTCAGTTTGAACAGTCATTCCTTATGCTGATATGTGGGGAACATGgactcagaagaaaatacagctttgcttaaaaaaaaaaaaaaatctgcactcTGTTCTGAAGTGTTATTGTGTTAGCAGATGAGATCCACTGCCTGGGTCCTCACAGAGGAGTGAAAGTATGGATCAGATTGTCATGACCACCTCAGGCAGTACTGTGGACCATATAAGCTTGTGGGGGCAATGCTAACACATGGAAGGTCTGCAGGCTGACAAGTCTGTAAACCCATGCTCTGTATCTGGCAGCCCTCTGTGTTAGTGCTGCTTGAGGACAGTTCACCTTCTCAGATGTCTAATTTAGATGTTTAATGAGGACCTCAGGTCCCTGATTTTAACAccttgaaaatgtttaaagtacAAATGTGAGTACACATTGAAGGCATTCCATAACATCTTGACAACATCAGCTTCTATGTAAGggcattaaaaataacttatttattCTTGGTAAGTATAAAAAATACAGTGTCAACTGGGAAAACACTTGGAAAGTTTTGATATAGAAAGtcaaaaatgaatgtaaagaaGGATTTAGATTTTAATCCTGGATGTCTGATTTTACAAAGATAAATTGTAAATTAGTGGGATGAGCAGTCCTATCAATTTTACTGGAAACTGCTTGCTACCTCAGACAAGATGTTACGTAAGACAGATGCAATGAAATGCTGTTCATGAAAGCCCAATGCTTGCTGCCTGGGATTCTTCTCCAGACAGAATCTGATCTTTTAGTTGTGGGTAACTTGTCAGCATCTCATAAATCTGCAATAACATTTGGTCCTCTGCCTAAGAGCCTAGAGGACTTAAGGTGGGTCTCATTATCTTTAATTTACTTCAATTTACTTACAGGGAGAATAAGCAAGTTGTTTGTACATCAGGTTTGCTAGACCAGCAGCAGAGAAATCAGGTCTCCCACACTCTGCTCTTGTTCCCCTGTTACTCTATCCACCATACTTTTTGTAACAAAAACCCCTGTTGCCTTCTCTTCATTTCAGTAAATGATACTGATGCATCATAATGGTTGCagtatgaaaaatgtttaaatatatctATCACACTAACACTATGTACTTTCTTCTGGAGGAACTATAAACTTTTCAATAATCTATCCCTACCTGGTTCCACTGGGTAGGCAATAAAAGATGCCAAAGAAGCAGGATTAAAGattggggggtggagggagcATATGAATGTATAAAAATTAATAGTCTATCCAAAAATCTGCTGGAATTCTCCTGGACTTATTAaaagccttcccttctcccacgAGACATGGTAATAGCAATGCAGAAATACTCTGGCAATAATGGAAGAAATTGCTGTTGCCAGtttgaaaaatctcatttgATCTTTTCTCTGCCTCATTTTCTTTAGCTATTTTAGGGCTCTAAGTTATGATATTGGGCTCCAGAGTTTTGCTTGGATAGAGAGAGAGTCCAGTAGAAAGTGATACAAGAGGAAGACGCTATCTTTTCTGCTCAGAATATTACCTCAAAagtccttctttctctcctctgacTATACAAGGAACCGAAACCTAATCTAAACAGACGTGAATGCTGAAGAGGCTATGCTTCTCTAATTTACTTCCTGAACTCCCAGTCGATTATTAAAACTAAcagttttacttctttttttttcaacccaaGGGGA includes:
- the MC4R gene encoding melanocortin receptor 4, with amino-acid sequence MNFTQHRGTLQPLHFWNHSNGLHGGASEPNAKGHSSGGCYEQLFVSPEVFVTLGIISLLENVLVIVAIAKNKNLHSPMYFFICSLAVADMLVSVSNGSETIVITLLNNTDTDAQSFTINIDNVIDSVICSSLLASICSLLSIAVDRYFTIFYALQYHNIMTVKRVGVIITCIWAACTISGILFIIYSDSSVVIICLISMFFTMLILMASLYVHMFMMARMHIKKIAVLPGTGPIRQGANMKGAITLTILIGVFVVCWAPFFLHLIFYISCPYNPYCVCFMSHFNFYLILIMCNSIIDPLIYAFRSQELRKTFKEIICCCSLRGLCDLPGKY